The genomic window GGTCGCTGCTGATGATCATCAGCCGGGAGTAATCGAGTCCCTTGGCCTTCTGCTCGACGTAACCCCGGATGTGCTGTGCCTGCATGTAGCTCACCGGCACCGAACTGACCGGCGCGGCAGCCACCCGCTCCAGCGTGGCCGGCGTCGGCTGCCACGAGACGGTGTCACCCGGGACCGGGTCCCAATCGAACAGCGTTCCAACTGTTAACGGCCCTACCCGCACTGGTTTGTCTCCTCGTTTCGTTTCAGCTGGTCGCCAACGCGGCTTCCGTGGTTGCCAGCTCCTCGCAAAGGTGCTCTGCCAGACCACGAACGGTGGTGATCTTCGTGGGACTGATACGAACCCCGGTCTCGGTTTCGATCCGGGTCCGCAGCTCCAGGTTGCCCAGCGAATCCAGCCCGTACTCGGACAGCGGCCGATCCGGATCGATGGTGCGACGCAACAGCAGGCTGATCTGATCCGATATCAACCGCCGGATCATGCCGGGCCACTCGTCGGGCGGCGCCGCGTTCAGTTCGGCGACGAATTTCCCTTTGTCCGCCTGGCCGTTCGCCATGGACTGGAACGCTTCGGCGAAGCGGCTGCGCTGCGCGAAGGCGTTGAGCCAGGCCGTGCCCATGATCGGCGCATAGCAAGAGTACGGGCGGCTGTAGCGCACCAGCGACTGAAATGCCCAATAGCCCTCCGCGGGCGCGATCGAGGCGCCCGTCTCCTCGGCCATGGCCGTGGCGCGAACGTGGCCGACCTCGGCCCACGCGCCCCAAGCGATCGCGGTGCTCGGCAAGCCCTGGGCGCGTCGCCAGTGGGCAAAGGCGTTCAGCCAGCTGTTCGCCGCCGCGTAGGCACCCTGCCCCGGCGAGCCCACCAACGCCGCCGCCGTCGAAAAGGTGCAGAACCAATCCAGCGGCTGGTCGGCTTCTATTTCCTGCACGGCCTGATGCAGGTTCCACCCGCCGTAAGCCTTTGGCGCCCAACACCGGTCGATCAGGTCGTCGGTGACGTTGAACAGCGTGGCGTCCTCGACGACCCCCGCCGAATGCAGCACGCCCCGCAGCGGCAAGCCGGATGCGGTCGCGACCGTCACCAGGCGTCGGGCAAAAGCGGGGTCGGCGACGTCGCCGCACTCCACCTGGACGTCGGCGCCCCGGGCGCGCAGCGACTCGATGACTTCCCGCGCCCGAGCGTTCGGTGCCGAGCGGGAGTTCAGCACGATCCGTCCGCAGCCGGTCGCGGCCATCTCGCCACCCAGGTACAACCCGAGCCCGGTCAGTCCGCCGGTGATGATGTAGGCGCCGTCGCGGCGGAACACCGGCTTCTCCTCCGGCGGTACGACGGCCACGCTGGATCCGGTGTGCGGAATGTCGAGCAGCACTTTTCCGGTGTGGCCCGCCGCACCGACCAAACGCACGGCCGCGGCCGCATCGGCCACCGGGTAGTGCGTGATCGGCGGCAGCGGCAGCGTCCCGTCGGCCGTGTGTTGGTAGACCGTGTTCAGCAGGCGCGCAACGACTTCCGGGTGTGTGTGCGTCAGCAGCGCGAGATCGACGGCATACAGCGAGAGGTTGCGCCGGAACGGGAACAGCCCCAGCCGGGTGTCGCCGTAGATGTCGCGTTTGCCGATTTCGACGAATCGCCCACCGAAGGCCAGCAATTCGACTCCCGCGCGTTGCCCGGCGCCGGGCAGCGAATTGAGCACGACGTCGACACCATAGCCGTCGGTATCGTCGCGGATCTGCTCGGCGAAGTCGGTGCTGCGAGAGTCGTAGACATGCTTGATACCCATGTCGCGCAACAACTCTCGCCGATGCGGGCTGCCCGCCGTGGCAAAGATCTCGCAACCGGCGGCGCGGGCGATCGCGATCGCCGCCTGCCCGACCCCGCCGGTGCCCGAATGGATCAGCACCTTCTCGCCCGGCGCTATGCGGGCCAGATCGTGCAGGCCGTACCAGGCGGTTGCCGCCGCGGTCGGCACCGCCGCCGCGTCGGCGAGCGGAACCTCGGGCGGTAGCGCGACCGCGAGACGCGCGTCGCAGGTGACGAACGTGCTCCAGCACCCGTTGCGGGACAAGCCCGCCACCCGATCGCCGACCCGATGCCCGGTGACGCCCGACCCGACCGCGGTCACCACGCCGGCGAAGTCGATGCCCAGTTGTTGGCGGTAACCCTCGAAGGTGGGGTAGCGGCCGAAGGCGACGAGCACGTCGGCGAAGTTGACGCTGGACGCGGTCACCGCGACTTCGATCTCGCCCGGGCCCGGCTCGGCCCGGTTCACCGCGACGAACTCCAGCGACTCCAGGTCACCGGGAGCGCGGACCTGCAACCGCATGCCATCGCGCCCGTGGTCTACCACCGTGGTCAACCGTTCGTCCGGCCGCAGCGGACCGGACCGCAGCCGCGCGGTGTACCAATCCCCACTGCGCCAAGCGGTTTCGTCCTCCTCGGACCCGCTCTGCAATTGCCGCGACAGCTGCGCGACGTCGGTGTCGTCGTCGACGTCGATCTGGGTCGCGCTCAGGTGGGGGTATTCGGAGTCGATCACCCGGATCAGGCCGCGCAACCCGCCCTGTTCGAGGTTCGCCCGATCCTCCTCGAGCACGGTGGCCGCGTTTCTGGTCACGACGAACAGCCGGGGCGCCCCGCCGGGCAACTCCGCCAGCTCGCGGGCGATCCCGACCAGCTGCGCGACGTAGTCGCGGCCGCGCCGCAACTGATCGGCGTCATCGGTAGCCGCTGCGGTCACCACGACCACGCCGGCAAGCCCGCGTGCGGAACCCTGGGGTCCGTCACCACCGAGCAACCCGCGCAGCGCCGTCGGGTCACCCGACTCGAGCGGTCCCGGAGGCAGGTGCGCGGTATTGCATTGCGCGCCATCGGAACTCAACGCACCGGCGAGTTGTTCGGTCAGCGAATCGCCGTCCTGCGCGCTGAGCAGCAGCCAGGTGCCGGACTCGGGCTGTGCCACCTCCGGCAGCTCACGCGACTCCCACTCGATGGTGAACAGCCGCTCGTTCATCAGGCGGTTGGCGTGTTCATGCTCGGAAACCCCGGCCGACAGTTCCAACCCCTCGACGGTCAACAGCACCGTGCCCGACTGGTCCAAGATCTCCAGGTCGGCCTCGCACTCGCCGGCCGGCGAGGCCGTGACACGGGTCAGGCAGTAATGGGCGGTGCGGGTCGAATGGTAGTTGCGCAGCCGGCGCACGCCCACCGGCAGGAGCAGGCCGCCGGCGCCGGCCTTCTGCAGCTGGGGGTGCACGATGACCGACTGGAAGCAGGCGTCCAGCAGCGCGGGGTGGGTGACGTAGGCCGACTGCTGGGAGCGGATGGCCCCGGGCAGCGCCACCTCGGCGAGCGCGGTGGTGACTTGTCCCCCGGTACCGTCGATCCCGTCGCCGGTGTATACGGCGGCCAGGCCGGCGAAGGCTGGGCCGTATTGGATGCCGACGCCGTCGAAGGCGTCGCGCAGGTCGGCGCCGTCCATCCGGGTCGGGTGGGCAGCGAGCAGCGCCTCGATGTCATGCGTGGGCGGCGGTTGCACGTCCGTCCCGGCGTGCAGGATGGCGCTCGCGCGCCGAACGCGCTGGCCCTCCTCGTGCGTGTCGACAGCGAATTCGAGTGCGCCGGAGGCCGAGACCGTCGCCGACGACGACGCCACCGTCTGGTCGTCGAGCAACAGCGTCGCCTCGAACGAGATGTCGTGCACCTCGGCCTCCTCGCCGAGCGTGGTGCGCGCCGCGGTCAGTGCCATCTCGCAGTAGGCGGCACCGGGAAGCGTTGCCACGCTGTGGAGTTGGTGGTCGGCAAGCCACGGGTGGGCGTCGATGCCCACCTGGCCCTGCCACACGTGGCGTTCCGGCTCCTCGCGCAGGTGCACGTGCGCACCGAGCAGCGGGTGCACGGCCTGCACCGAGGCACCCGACAGTTGCTCGCCGGATTCCCGGCTGAGCAGCAGCTTGCGGCGAGTCCAGGTCGGCAACGGCGCCTCCACCAGCTGCCCGCTGGGGTACTGGGTGGCGAAATCCACTGCGGCACCGGCGCTGTGCACGTCGGCGACAAAACCCCGCAGGCCGTACGGCAGTTGCGCCTCCCGCCGCATGGCCGCCAGCGCGGCGATCGGCATGTCCAGGCTGGCGGCGTTCTGCTCGACGGCGTAGGTGAGCAGCGGATGCGGCGCCAGCTCGCCGAAGACCCGGAACCCGTCCTTGAGGGCCGCCTGCACAGCGGCGGCAAATCGCACCGTGTAGCGCAGGTTTTCGGCCCAGTAGTCGGCGGTGAACGACGGCTGTTCGCGCGGGTCCCACAGCGTGGCGGAGTAGTACGGGACCTCGGGCGCCCTCGGCTCGAGATCGGCGAGGACCTCCAGCAGCTCATCGAGAATCGGGTCGACCTGCGGCGAGTGCGACGCGACATCCACGGCCACCTCGCGCGCCAGCACGTCCTGTTGCTCCCACATCGCGACTAGGGAGCGGATCGACTCGGTGGCACCTCCGACGACCGTCGACGTCGGGGAGGCGACCACGGACAGCACGACGTCGGACACGCCCCGCATGGACAGCTCCGACAACACTTGCTGCCCGGGCAGTTCCACCGACGCCATCGCGCCGCTGCCCGCGACGCGCTTCATCAGCCGCGAGCGGCGGCAGATGACCCGCAGCCCGTCTTCGAGCGACAACGCTCCGGCGACGACGGCCGCGGCCGCCTCGCCCAGCGAGTGGCCGATCACCGCACCCGGGCGCACGCCGTAGGACGTCATCGTCTCGGCCAGCGCCACCTGCAGCGCGAAGATCGTCGGCTGCACGCGGTCGATCCCGTTGACGGTCTCGGCCGCCAACATCGCCTCGGTCACCGAAAAGCCCGATTCCCGGGCGATCACCGGCTCGATCGCCGCGACGGTCGCGGCGAAGACCGGCTCGGTGGCCAGCAGCTCGGCGCCCATCTTCGACCACTGCGAACCCTGCCCGGAGAACACCCATACCGGGCCGCGGTCGTCCTGGCCCACGGCGGGCTGCACCGGGATGTCGCCCTCCACGATGCCCCGCAGGGCCGCACCGAGTTCGGCGAAGCTGCCCGCCGACACTACCGCGCGCACCGGCCGGTGCGCCCGGCGGCGCGACAAGGTGTAGCCCAGATCGCGCAGGCCGACGGCGCCGGCGCGCTCGTCGACGCCCTGCTCCTCCAGCCAATCCGCCAGCCGGGCCGCCGTCTCCCGCAGTTGCTCGGCCGAGGTCGACGAGACCGGGAACAGCAGCGGGCCGTCCGGCTGTGCGGGGACCTGCGCAGCCGCGTGTTCTGGTGCTTGTTCTAAGACGGCGTGCACGTTGGTGCCGGACATGCCGTACGACGACACCGCGGCGCGCCGCGGGTGGTGGCCGTTGGTCGGCCACGGCGTATTGGCCTGCGGCACGAACAGTTCGGTGTCGATCTCGGCCAGCTGGTCGGGCAGCCGGTTGAAGTGCAGGTTCTGCGGGACAACCCCGTGCTGCAGCGCGAGGATGGCCTTCATCATCCCCAGCACGCCCGACGTCGACTGCATGTGACCGAAGTTCGTCTTCACCGATGCCAGCGCGCAGGGCCCGTCGGTGCCGTAAACCGCCGCCAGGCTGGCGTATTCGACCGGGTCGCCGACCGGGGTGCCGGTGCCGTGCGCCTCGACCATGCCGACCGTGGTGGGGTCGACGCCGGCCACCGCCAGGGCCTTTCGGTAGGCCGCGACCTGCGCGTGCTCGGACGGCGCCGCGATGTTCGGGGTTCGGCCGTCCTGGTTGGCCGCGGTGCCCCGCACGACGGCCAGGATGCGATCGCCGTCGCGCTGCGCGTCGGGCAGCCGCTTGAGCATGAGCACCACGCAACCCTCACTCGAGGTGAACCCGTCGGCCGCGGCGTCGAACGCATGGCAGCGTCCGGTCGGCGACAACATGCCCTGCAGCGATCCCGCGACCGACTTCCGCGGCTCCAGGATCACCACCACGCCGCCGGCCAACGCCATGTCGCTCTCGCCGGTGTGCAGGCTGCCGCAGGCCTGGTGCACGGCCATCAACCCCGACGAGCAGGCGGTGTCGACCGTGGCCGCGGGTCCGTGCAGACCCAGCGTGTAGGACACGCGGCCGGACGCGAAACTGTTGCACGTGCCGGTGAATCCGTAGGGCCCCTCCGCCGCGCCGCAATCGGCGGACAGCAGCTCGTAATCACCGTGCGTCAATCCCACGAAGACGCCGGTCTGCGAACCGACCAGGGACGCCGGGTCCACCCCGGCATGCTCGATCGCGTCCCACGAGGTCTCGAGCAGCAGGCGATGCTGCGGGTCAATCGCGGTGGCCTCGCGCTCGGTCAGGCCGAAGAAATCACAGTCGAAGCCGCCGACGTCGTCAAGGAAGGCGCCCCATCGCGACACCGACCGGCCCGGCACGCCGGGTTCGGGGTCGTAGTAGAGGTCCGCATCCCAGCGGTCCGGGGGGATTTCGCCGATGAAGTCGTCGCCGCGTAACAACGCCTGCCACAAACGTTGCGGAGAATCGACTCCTCCGGGAAGGCGGCAGGCCATTCCGATAACAGCAACGGGTGTGATAGTTGCGGCGTGCAAAACGCAATCCCCCATCCTCGCCCATTCGTATTGGGCAATCAGTCAGCGACCACGCGAATGCGGAGGAAGCCCCGAGCGCGATCGGCGCGCGCCAACCCCCGTGTATTCGCCCCAGATTTACAATCTGCCTTTACGATCTACCGGATCAGCGTACCGACCCAAGCCGAACAAGCTTAACGACTCGAACCTAGCGTGTCGCGGCGACCCGCTGCGACACGGGCAATCTGAAACCCGGGTTGTCAGTGTACAATTGCACGCTCAGTGCCCGGCCGCCGGCGCCGACTGTGTTTGCTCGACGGTGACGCGGCGGCTGTAGATCTCGGCCAAAAACTGCTCGACCGCGACCGCGGCGTGCGCCGCACGGGCCGAGCCGAAGATCTCGAATGCGTGCTGCGCCCAGGGTAGTTCGGCGTAAACCACGGGTTGACGGCTGATTTCGCGCAACCTCGCCACAAAACTGCGCGCCTGCGGGACGGGGACCAAC from Mycobacterium shigaense includes these protein-coding regions:
- the pks2 gene encoding sulfolipid-1 biosynthesis phthioceranic/hydroxyphthioceranic acid synthase: MHAATITPVAVIGMACRLPGGVDSPQRLWQALLRGDDFIGEIPPDRWDADLYYDPEPGVPGRSVSRWGAFLDDVGGFDCDFFGLTEREATAIDPQHRLLLETSWDAIEHAGVDPASLVGSQTGVFVGLTHGDYELLSADCGAAEGPYGFTGTCNSFASGRVSYTLGLHGPAATVDTACSSGLMAVHQACGSLHTGESDMALAGGVVVILEPRKSVAGSLQGMLSPTGRCHAFDAAADGFTSSEGCVVLMLKRLPDAQRDGDRILAVVRGTAANQDGRTPNIAAPSEHAQVAAYRKALAVAGVDPTTVGMVEAHGTGTPVGDPVEYASLAAVYGTDGPCALASVKTNFGHMQSTSGVLGMMKAILALQHGVVPQNLHFNRLPDQLAEIDTELFVPQANTPWPTNGHHPRRAAVSSYGMSGTNVHAVLEQAPEHAAAQVPAQPDGPLLFPVSSTSAEQLRETAARLADWLEEQGVDERAGAVGLRDLGYTLSRRRAHRPVRAVVSAGSFAELGAALRGIVEGDIPVQPAVGQDDRGPVWVFSGQGSQWSKMGAELLATEPVFAATVAAIEPVIARESGFSVTEAMLAAETVNGIDRVQPTIFALQVALAETMTSYGVRPGAVIGHSLGEAAAAVVAGALSLEDGLRVICRRSRLMKRVAGSGAMASVELPGQQVLSELSMRGVSDVVLSVVASPTSTVVGGATESIRSLVAMWEQQDVLAREVAVDVASHSPQVDPILDELLEVLADLEPRAPEVPYYSATLWDPREQPSFTADYWAENLRYTVRFAAAVQAALKDGFRVFGELAPHPLLTYAVEQNAASLDMPIAALAAMRREAQLPYGLRGFVADVHSAGAAVDFATQYPSGQLVEAPLPTWTRRKLLLSRESGEQLSGASVQAVHPLLGAHVHLREEPERHVWQGQVGIDAHPWLADHQLHSVATLPGAAYCEMALTAARTTLGEEAEVHDISFEATLLLDDQTVASSSATVSASGALEFAVDTHEEGQRVRRASAILHAGTDVQPPPTHDIEALLAAHPTRMDGADLRDAFDGVGIQYGPAFAGLAAVYTGDGIDGTGGQVTTALAEVALPGAIRSQQSAYVTHPALLDACFQSVIVHPQLQKAGAGGLLLPVGVRRLRNYHSTRTAHYCLTRVTASPAGECEADLEILDQSGTVLLTVEGLELSAGVSEHEHANRLMNERLFTIEWESRELPEVAQPESGTWLLLSAQDGDSLTEQLAGALSSDGAQCNTAHLPPGPLESGDPTALRGLLGGDGPQGSARGLAGVVVVTAAATDDADQLRRGRDYVAQLVGIARELAELPGGAPRLFVVTRNAATVLEEDRANLEQGGLRGLIRVIDSEYPHLSATQIDVDDDTDVAQLSRQLQSGSEEDETAWRSGDWYTARLRSGPLRPDERLTTVVDHGRDGMRLQVRAPGDLESLEFVAVNRAEPGPGEIEVAVTASSVNFADVLVAFGRYPTFEGYRQQLGIDFAGVVTAVGSGVTGHRVGDRVAGLSRNGCWSTFVTCDARLAVALPPEVPLADAAAVPTAAATAWYGLHDLARIAPGEKVLIHSGTGGVGQAAIAIARAAGCEIFATAGSPHRRELLRDMGIKHVYDSRSTDFAEQIRDDTDGYGVDVVLNSLPGAGQRAGVELLAFGGRFVEIGKRDIYGDTRLGLFPFRRNLSLYAVDLALLTHTHPEVVARLLNTVYQHTADGTLPLPPITHYPVADAAAAVRLVGAAGHTGKVLLDIPHTGSSVAVVPPEEKPVFRRDGAYIITGGLTGLGLYLGGEMAATGCGRIVLNSRSAPNARAREVIESLRARGADVQVECGDVADPAFARRLVTVATASGLPLRGVLHSAGVVEDATLFNVTDDLIDRCWAPKAYGGWNLHQAVQEIEADQPLDWFCTFSTAAALVGSPGQGAYAAANSWLNAFAHWRRAQGLPSTAIAWGAWAEVGHVRATAMAEETGASIAPAEGYWAFQSLVRYSRPYSCYAPIMGTAWLNAFAQRSRFAEAFQSMANGQADKGKFVAELNAAPPDEWPGMIRRLISDQISLLLRRTIDPDRPLSEYGLDSLGNLELRTRIETETGVRISPTKITTVRGLAEHLCEELATTEAALATS